Proteins co-encoded in one Corylus avellana chromosome ca9, CavTom2PMs-1.0 genomic window:
- the LOC132162173 gene encoding transcriptional activator DEMETER-like has product MDVSKPGEDGLQVQASWIPTTPVKPILPRPQPIYTDGQGNQLDQATWLGSETYSSSFPQGSQATEIVACCKSPNSSEANRDGDNVEACEEPMARWNNLRFGELLALADAASAASGIGAAQGNDSVATSSFMPDTCQKENNGGDYRSASPFWNRDLSLDTQVGVNGNSIPEQPHNVRTPHQQSYDLNLPPGTVPDVNSSMTISQLVPITPEKETRVQNKPVSEVQNLYANERIDEEREKLGNEITAVRVDTNEVQCNKELSKPVTDSSFGDVSTPFKENHNPDKGGSHGTDLNETPQQKPKRKKHRPKVVTEGKPKRTPKQVTPKPTGSTENPTVERKNVQRKRINISSPTPPAELTGESTDLTATPPPELTGESTYPETLEPAKKSCRRASKFELGQPQDEISTSSKEKVKRKYVRRKGINKPAATPPAELTGESTDLKTFEPARKSCRRALNFDIEQPQDESSTCKSSFNLDSELQAQDFCIKGVQSRSTVQLAEGVEVLVEHTEAGIAYDIACSLKEYISLPGRQVPSKPLLTKTNPPQAELNADSQKDSTKEGEGQLIAHNGQDNIAKTNNQISLSPNYSNCSTGAILTEGDKATQSKRRYSHAAEQADASIPNLVGACFSTLEAYQATNWIHFPNINKKKRTEKGQNSTASSSSSCITATKNVERTATFLQHDAETIPCSSKARHQISGPPQFDAGMISLAVQDEERGLQKNHQSFEHILALIQKDRSTRKRSRGPTRVRDLTSLTRILECITHPTKPPLVVDDGQTVENPHKPHTCIGDLAAMTSATLAKKKRTKKRNSFVTSASSKTNEMQLDQELVLYKHRLSSSNPLGASMDALVEEFKHLDFNRESRKLAREQHNAVVPYSMQKQEQNALVIYRKDGAVVPYKGLFDPTKKRRPRPKVNLDEETNRVWKLLLENINSEGIDGTDEDKVKWWEEERRVFRGRADSFIARMHLVQGDRRFSQWKGSVVDSVVGVFLTQNVSDHLSSSAFMSLAARFPLKSSRNNKECYEDGTSFIVNEPEVCIPDPEDSIQWKPDCDQSSVTLQDLEHNEEKEVVSSNESPGGSRGSETGCYTDEDRIATKDPVSSQNSAFLSRNFSFIQTAEKIGSCLQRNLEAEYLLDGSKPDSSIGFASIVELQQMAGSTMLNAVYSHGSSKAPSDENSKGACIRSKGMNHDNQIQYPDRLKDPQSSLAASMSPSSDYHLHLAPTSRVLEVEHSEMFREEIQYPDSSKSKDENTISKQSELTIESSSQAAVQNKLTINVEKSLSSESCNNIRGDENVINSPQSRALGDPETVGPVAQGQNIEMQQNLQNLSGETLDTTQTTAESDLNAHGHLFSMEISEMNAATVKAKSKRVRKEKKDEISWDNLRKQVETNGKKRERAANTMDSLDWEAVRSADVNEIADSIRERGMNNKLAERIKDFLNRLVRDHGSIDLEWLRDVPPDQAKEYLLSVRGLGLKSVECVRLLTLHQLAFPVDTNVGRIAVRLGWVPLQPLPESLQLHLLELYPVLESIQKYLWPRLCKLDQRTLYELHYQMITFGKVFCTKSKPNCNSCPMRGECRHFASAFASARLALPGPEEKSIVTATDNKPDKNPNVIINRLSLPFLQSQSEGKQQSEAKSGVTNCEPIIEEPATPEPECKEVENDIEDTFYEDPDEIPVIKLNIEEFTQNLHTYMQNNMELQEFDMSKALVALTPEAASIPMPKLKNVSRLRTEHQVYELPDSHPLLKGLDKREPDDPCSYLLAIWTPGETANSIQPPEKRCSSQENGKLCDEKDCFSCNSIRETSSQMVRGTLLIPCRTAMKGSFPLNGTYFQVNEVFADHDSSLDPIDIPRDWIWNLPRRTVYFGTSIPTIFKGLSTEGIQHCFWRGYVCVRGFDQKTRAPRPLKARLHFPASKLTRTKEKADDK; this is encoded by the exons ATGGATGTCAGCAAACCAGGCGAAGATGGGTTACAAGTTCAGGCTTCTTGGATTCCAACGACCCCAGTTAAGCCCATTCTGCCAAGACCCCAACCGATCTACACAGACGGACAAGGAAACCAGCTTGACCAAGCAACATGGTTGGGATCAGAGACATATTCTTCTAGTTTTCCACAAGGCTCTCAAGCTACTGAGATAGTTGCATGTTGCAAGTCCCCCAATTCTAGCGAGGCAAACAGGGACGGTGACAATGTGGAAGCATGCGAAGAGCCGATGGCCAGATGGAATAACCTTCGTTTCGGCGAACTCTTGGCCCTCGCAGACGCTGCCTCGGCGGCATCTGGTATTGGGGCAGCGCAGGGCAACGACAGTGTGGCAACCAGCTCTTTCATGCCTGACACTTGTCAGAAGGAAAATAACGGGGGAGACTACCGCTCTGCAAGCCCGTTCTGGAATCGTGATCTGTCACTCGACACACAAGTGGGCGTAAATGGGAACTCCATCCCGGAACAACCTCACA ATGTCCGAACCCCTCATCAGCAGTCTTATGATCTAAATTTGCCACCGGGGACCGTGCCTGATGTGAATTCTAGCATGACCATTTCCCAGTTGGTGCCCATAACACCAGAGAAGGAAACGAGAGTACAAAACAAACCGGTTTCTGAAGTACAAAATTTATATGCAAACGAAAGGATAGATGAGGAAAGAGAGAAGCTAGGGAACGAAATTACTGCAGTGAGAGTTGATACCAATGAGGTCCAATGCAATAAAGAACTCTCGAAGCCTGTTACAGATTCATCATTTGGTGATGTTTCCACTCCATTCAAGGAGAATCACAACCCTGACAAGGGAGGCAGCCATGGTACTGACCTGAATGAAACACCGCAGCAAAAACCAAAACGCAAAAAGCACCGGCCCAAGGTGGTTACAGAAGGCAAACCTAAAAGAACTCCAAAACAGGTGACCCCAAAGCCTACTGGTTCCACAGAAAATCCGACGGTCGAGAGGAAGAATGTGCAGAGGAAAAGAATCAACATATCCTCTCCAACTCCTCCAGCAGAATTAACTGGAGAATCTACTGATCTGACTGCAACTCCTCCACCAGAATTAACTGGAGAATCTACTTATCCGGAAACACTTGAACCTGCCAAAAAGTCATGCAGAAGGGCTTCGAAATTTGAATTAGGACAACCGCAAGATGAAATCTCTACTAGTTccaaagaaaaagttaaaaggaaGTATGTACGGAGGAAAGGAATCAACAAACCTGCAGCAACTCCTCCAGCAGAATTAACTGGAGAATCTACTGATCTGAAAACATTTGAGCCTGCCAGAAAGTCATGCAGAAGGGCTTTAAATTTTGACATAGAACAACCACAAGATGAAAGCTCTACATGCaaatcttcttttaatttaGATTCAGAATTACAGGCCCAAGACTTTTGCATAAAAGGAGTTCAATCAAGATCAACTGTACAGCTTGCTGAAGGGGTCGAAGTATTGGTAGAACACACTGAAGCTGGCATAGCCTATGACATTGCTTGTTCCTTGAAAGAATACATATCATTGCCAGGAAGGCAAGTCCCAAGCAAGCCACTTCTTACAAAGACTAATCCCCCACAGGCAGAATTGAATGCTGATTCTCAAAAGGATAGCACTAAAGAAGGGGAAGGTCAACTGATTGCTCATAATGGACAGGACAACATTGCAAAAACCAACAATCAAATATCACTAAGTCCAAATTATTCCAACTGCAGCACCGGTGCAATTTTAACTGAGGGAGACAAAGCTACGCAATCCAAGAGACGATATTCTCATGCTGCTGAACAAGCTGATGCCAGCATACCAAATCTAGTTGGAGCTTGCTTTAGTACTCTAGAAGCATACCAGGCGACGAATTGGATCCATTTTCCAAAtattaacaagaaaaagagaactGAAAAGGGGCAGAACTCAACCGCATCCAGCTCATCATCTTGTATTACTGCCACAAAAAATGTTGAGAGAACAGCAACATTTCTCCAACATGATGCTGAAACAATTCCTTGTTCGTCAAAAGCCCGCCACCAGATTTCTGGTCCTCCTCAGTTTGATGCAGGTATGATTTCCCTAGCAGTTCAAGATGAAGAAAGAGGTCTTCAGAAAAATCACCAAAGTTTTGAGCATATCCTGGCTTTAATTCAGAAAGACAGGTCAACAAGAAAAAGATCCCGAGGCCCTACTCGGGTTCGTGACTTGACTTCCCTGACCAGAATTTTAGAGTGCATAACTCACCCAACCAAACCACCTCTAGTGGTTGATGATGGGCAAACAGTTGAGAATCCACACAAACCTCACACATGCATAGGTGACCTGGCTGCAATGACGAGTGCAACTCTGGCAAAAAAGAAGCGAACCAAGAAGAGAAACTCGTTTGTCACCTCAGCATCTTCCAAGACAAATGAAATGCAACTGGACCAGGAGCTTGTCTTGTACAAACACCGCCTATCCTCTTCCAATCCATTAG GTGCTTCTATGGATGCGTTGGTTGAGGAATTTAAGCATCTGGACTTCAACAGGGAAAGCAGAAAATTAGCACGAGAACAGCATAATGCAGTTGTCCCCTACAGTATGCAAAAACAAGAGCAAAATGCACTCGTCATTTATAGAAAAGATGGTGCAGTTGTACCCTATAAAGGTTTGTTTGATCCCACCAAGAAACGGCGTCCACGGCCAAAAGTTAACCTTGATGAAGAGACTAATAGAGTGTGGAAGCTTTTGTTGGAGAATATAAATAGTGAAGGTATTGATGGAACAGATGAAGACAAGGTAAAATGGTGGGAAGAAGAACGGAGAGTGTTCCGTGGACGTGCAGACTCTTTTATTGCACGCATGCATCTTGTACAAG GAGATAGACGCTTCTCACAATGGAAAGGATCAGTCGTGGACTCGGTGGTTGGAGTTTTTCTCACTCAGAATGTATCAGACCATCTTTCCAG TTCTGCATTTATGTCGCTTGCTGCTCGCTTCCCACTCAAGTCGAGCAGAAACAACAAAGAATGCTATGAAGATGGGACGAGCTTCATTGTCAATGAACCGGAAGTGTGCATACCTGATCCAGAAGATAGCATACAATGGAAACCAGATTGTGACCAGAGTTCCGTGACGCTCCAGGACCTTGAGcataatgaagaaaaagaagttgtCAGCAGCAATGAATCCCCTGGAGGCAGTAGAGGGTCAGAAACAGGATGTTATACAGACGAAGATAGGATAGCAACAAAAGATCCAGTTTCATCTCAAAATTCTGCCTTTTTATCTCGAAACTTTTCATTCATTCAAACTGCTGAAAAAATAGGATCATGCCTACAGAGGAATTTAGAAGCAGAATATCTATTAGATGGATCTAAGCCCGACAGTTCCATTGGCTTCGCTTCCATTGTGGAGCTTCAACAGATGGCTGGATCGACAATGCTAAATGCAGTCTACAGTCATGGAAGTAGCAAGGCACCATCTGATGAGAACTCAAAGGGTGCATGTATTAGATCCAAAGGGATGAATCATGACAACCAAATACAATATCCAGACAGATTAAAAGATCCACAAAGCTCCTTAGCAGCATCCATGAGCCCTTCCAGTGATTATCATTTGCATCTGGCCCCCACCTCCAGAGTACTAGAAGTTGAGCACTCTGAGATGTTCAGAGAAGAAATCCAATATCCTGACAGTTCCAAGAGCAAAGATGAAAATACTATAAGCAAACAAAGTGAACTAACAATAGAATCTTCAAGTCAAGCTGCTGTTCAAAATAAGCTGACAATAAATGTTGAGAAATCACTTTCAAGTGAATCATGCAACAACATTCGAGGAGATGAAAATGTGATTAATTCACCTCAAAGTCGGGCACTTGGGGACCCTGAAACTGTTGGACCAGTAGCTCAGGGGCAAAACATTGAAATGCAGCAAAACTTGCAAAACCTTTCTGGAGAAACCCTAGATACTACACAGACTACAGCTGAGTCGGATTTGAATGCTCATGGTCATTTATTTAGCATGGAGATCAGTGAGATGAATGCTGCAACTGTAAAAGCAAAGAGTAAAAGAGTtcgaaaagagaaaaaagacgAGATTAGTTGGGATAATCTTAGAAAACAGGTGGAAACCaatggaaagaaaagagaaagagcagCAAACACTATGGACTCACTGGACTGGGAAGCTGTAAGATCTGCAGATGTTAATGAGATTGCTGACAGCATCAGAGAACGGGGGATGAACAACAAGCTTGCAGAGCGTATCAAG GATTTCCTTAACCGACTGGTTAGAGATCACGGGAGCATTGATCTTGAATGGTTGAGAGATGTTCCGCCTGACCAAGCAAA AGAATATCTGCTAAGCGTAAGGGGACTGGGTTTGAAAAGTGTGGAGTGCGTACGGCTTTTGACGCTTCACCAACTTGCTTTCCCA GTGGACACAAATGTGGGACGTATCGCTGTAAGACTGGGATGGGTGCCCCTTCAGCCGCTGCCTGAGTCACTTCAGTTGCATCTCCTAGAACT GTACCCAGTGTTAGAATCCATTCAAAAATATCTCTGGCCTCGATTGTGCAAGCTCGACCAAAGAACATT GTATGAACTTCATTACCAGATGATTACATTTGGAAAG GTCTTCTGTACAAAAAGCAAACCAAATTGCAATTCATGCCCAATGAGAGGAGAGTGTAGACACTTCGCAAGTGCATTTGCAAG TGCAAGGCTTGCCCTGCCAGGGCCAGAGGAGAAAAGTATAGTGACTGCAACTGATAACAAACCAGACAAAAATCCCAATGTGATCATCAATCGACTTTCCCTGCCTTTCCTTCAGTCACAATCAGAAGGAAAGCAGCAATCAGAAGCAAAATCTGGAGTCACCAACTGTGAGCCTATTATTGAAGAGCCGGCAACACCAGAGCCAGAATGcaaagaagtagaaaatgaCATTGAGGACACTTTCTATGAGGACCCTGACGAAATTCCTGTAATCAAACTCAACATTGAAGAATTCACTCAGAATTTACATACTTATATGCAAAATAACATGGAACTTCAAgaatttgacatgtcaaaagcCTTAGTTGCTCTAACTCCAGAAGCAGCATCAATTCCGATGCCCAAGCTTAAGAATGTGAGTCGACTACGAACAGAGCACCAAGT CTATGAACTTCCAGATTCACACCCTCTTCTGAAAGGG TTAGATAAACGAGAACCTGATGATCCTTGCTCATACCTCCTAGCAATATGGACACCAG GTGAGACAGCAAATTCCATCCAACCACCTGAAAAAAGGTGTAGCTCACAAGAAAATGGCAAATTATGTGACGAGAAGGATTGTTTCTCATGCAACAGCATAAGGGAAACGAGTTCCCAGATGGTCCGAGGGACACTTTTG ATACCATGTCGAACAGCAATGAAGGGGAGCTTTCCACTCAATGGCACCTACTTTCAAGTTAACGAG GTGTTTGCTGACCACGATTCAAGTCTTGACCCGATTGATATTCCTAGAGATTGGATATGGAACCTGCCAAGGCGAActgtgtactttggaacttccaTACCAACAATATTTAAAG GTTTGTCGACAGAAGGTATTCAACACTGCTTTTGGAGGG GATATGTTTGTGTGAGGGGATTTGACCAGAAAACACGGGCACCCCGACCTCTAAAGGCCAGACTGCACTTCCCAGCTAGCAAGTTGACCAGGACAAAAGAAAAGGCAGATGATAAATAG